One genomic region from Candidatus Bathyarchaeia archaeon encodes:
- a CDS encoding RIO1 family regulatory kinase/ATPase — MLCYPKPGKSELKKRIEELGKLGVTALEFCGEKQVSNLKVLGKGCVGIVVKAYKGCEVVALKIRRVDADRITMLHEAEMIGMANSVNVGPRLLGVSKNFLLMQFVEGLLLPEWLEKRPSKTRIKSVLRDVLEQCWRLDKAGLDHGELSHAPKHIIVDGQDNPVIVDFETASTNRKPSNVTSIAQFLFISGVVAEKISRKLGEKDREAVIEALRRYKADGNRQNFEALLSVCGL, encoded by the coding sequence GTGCTATGCTACCCGAAACCAGGCAAAAGCGAGCTTAAAAAACGCATCGAAGAGCTTGGGAAATTGGGAGTGACGGCGCTGGAATTTTGCGGAGAGAAACAAGTTTCAAACTTGAAAGTTTTGGGTAAAGGATGTGTTGGCATAGTTGTGAAAGCCTATAAAGGCTGTGAGGTAGTAGCCCTAAAAATTCGGAGGGTGGATGCGGATCGCATTACAATGTTGCATGAGGCTGAAATGATTGGAATGGCAAACTCTGTCAATGTTGGACCAAGGCTTTTAGGTGTGAGCAAAAACTTTTTGTTAATGCAGTTTGTGGAGGGCTTATTGCTTCCAGAATGGTTGGAAAAGCGCCCCAGCAAGACGCGCATAAAAAGTGTTTTGAGGGATGTTTTGGAGCAGTGTTGGCGTCTTGACAAGGCAGGATTGGACCATGGCGAGTTGAGTCACGCCCCGAAGCATATAATTGTGGACGGCCAAGACAACCCGGTCATAGTAGACTTTGAAACCGCCAGCACAAACCGCAAACCATCAAATGTTACTTCGATTGCGCAGTTCCTCTTTATAAGTGGCGTTGTTGCGGAGAAAATAAGCCGAAAACTTGGTGAAAAAGATAGAGAAGCGGTTATTGAGGCTTTAAGGCGTTATAAGGCTGATGGAAACCGTCAAAACTTTGAAGCGCTTTTGTCGGTTTGCGGTCTCTAG
- a CDS encoding DUF1297 domain-containing protein — MKRFKTGFLEFSHGVPMVIRREEMQEIAKKYKEPIGLNLGSHSALDAWQGQRNYGLRSIIYTTPGRARIYLQNPMVGKPDEPIEDLPSLVRRDIRVVNDPKDIKKNGDWKSVIVILDRYSDIVKYVDELVDLECLQIPNRAFSVYVGGDEHCSVIENQFAVPIVGSRTLLKIENRGEIEKDYYWFAEQAGIPYPKSYKFEVRKGGIRFKEFIDEPMLLKAEHAHRKFEREFIFAADSKDLEEKVEKEVKAGNLDGESLRNARVEQIVLGPHANFNFFFSPLDAKSDWGEVEDWFSKLYNVTVEEARICLANQFLSIDERRETILDGLKRLPLEVQQKLKRVPSFEVTAHAMLSLRESLLKDVQRYADRFLLACREHEPPGIIGAWCLQTLITWDRVSKYELKPMVKLDYTSGIEAKTAADYGLYDVPEAQDPYMHIPVTQDVALRHGGGTNVHMGLGSQYANAKYKKPMSTGDRIALEIRRAWKTKQLHEIVT, encoded by the coding sequence TTGAAAAGGTTTAAAACTGGCTTTCTGGAATTTAGCCACGGTGTTCCGATGGTTATACGCAGAGAGGAAATGCAGGAAATAGCCAAAAAATACAAAGAGCCCATAGGGCTTAATTTGGGTTCCCACTCGGCTTTGGACGCATGGCAGGGACAACGCAACTACGGCTTAAGAAGCATAATATATACAACGCCTGGAAGGGCACGCATATACCTCCAAAACCCCATGGTTGGGAAACCAGACGAGCCGATTGAGGACTTGCCAAGTCTTGTGAGACGGGATATCCGCGTTGTAAACGATCCGAAGGACATTAAGAAAAATGGCGACTGGAAAAGCGTAATAGTCATTCTTGACCGCTACTCTGATATTGTTAAGTATGTTGATGAACTTGTTGATTTAGAATGTTTGCAGATTCCGAATAGGGCTTTTTCGGTTTATGTTGGCGGCGACGAACACTGCAGCGTAATTGAAAACCAGTTTGCAGTCCCAATAGTTGGCTCAAGAACTCTTCTAAAAATTGAGAACCGTGGCGAAATTGAGAAGGATTACTACTGGTTTGCAGAGCAGGCGGGCATCCCATATCCGAAATCCTACAAGTTTGAGGTTCGAAAGGGCGGGATAAGATTTAAAGAGTTTATCGACGAGCCCATGCTTTTGAAGGCTGAACACGCCCACAGAAAATTCGAAAGAGAATTCATATTCGCAGCGGACTCAAAAGATTTGGAGGAGAAAGTTGAAAAGGAGGTTAAGGCTGGAAACCTAGACGGGGAGTCTTTGCGCAATGCACGCGTTGAGCAGATTGTTCTGGGTCCTCATGCCAACTTCAACTTCTTCTTCTCACCGCTAGACGCCAAAAGCGATTGGGGCGAAGTGGAAGACTGGTTCTCCAAACTTTACAATGTAACCGTTGAAGAGGCGAGAATATGCCTAGCCAACCAGTTCCTATCCATAGACGAGCGGAGAGAAACAATTCTAGACGGCTTGAAGAGGCTTCCATTGGAGGTTCAGCAGAAGCTTAAGCGTGTTCCATCCTTTGAGGTTACAGCCCACGCCATGCTAAGCCTAAGAGAATCCCTCCTAAAAGACGTGCAACGCTATGCAGACCGCTTCTTGTTGGCGTGCAGAGAACACGAACCACCCGGCATAATTGGCGCATGGTGCCTTCAAACGCTCATCACATGGGACCGCGTATCAAAATACGAGCTTAAACCAATGGTTAAGCTGGACTACACAAGCGGCATAGAAGCCAAAACAGCCGCAGACTACGGCTTATACGATGTGCCAGAAGCCCAAGACCCATACATGCACATACCAGTGACGCAGGACGTGGCGCTACGCCATGGAGGAGGAACAAACGTCCACATGGGCTTAGGCTCCCAGTATGCTAATGCCAAGTACAAGAAGCCAATGAGCACAGGAGACCGCATAGCCCTAGAAATAAGGCGGGCGTGGAAAACAAAACAACTCCACGAAATAGTAACGTAG
- the purC gene encoding phosphoribosylaminoimidazolesuccinocarboxamide synthase, giving the protein MGSVKDLEVVKKPTKTRMGIGRFHFSDRYSVFDWGKMPDHIDGKGAALCLMGAYCFERLEEKGVRTHYRGLVNEKGKVVRFDELEKPTNVMEFHLVNVYKPKAYVEGGKLKYDYGVYTPKLKNFLIPLEIIYRNGLPEGSSVFKRLEQGLVTLEDLGLDHYPKPGERLAKPIFDVSTKFEESDRYLTWREAQQLTGLTDSEMEEVKAILLKVDETITEIAAKANLVNEDGKIELAFDDKRRLMVADVVGTLDECRFTYQGLHVSKEIARIYYRQTEWAKEVEQAKQKAKEQGVKDWRTLVKTKPPKLEPKLKTLISQMYMAAANEITGKKMFDIPSLAEILKNFVKA; this is encoded by the coding sequence ATGGGCAGCGTTAAAGACCTTGAAGTGGTGAAGAAGCCGACAAAAACGCGGATGGGGATTGGCAGATTCCACTTTTCAGACCGTTACTCAGTTTTTGACTGGGGTAAAATGCCGGACCACATAGACGGGAAGGGTGCAGCCCTATGTTTGATGGGGGCTTACTGCTTCGAAAGGCTTGAAGAGAAAGGCGTCAGAACCCACTATCGCGGACTGGTGAACGAGAAGGGAAAAGTTGTACGCTTCGACGAGTTGGAGAAGCCAACAAACGTTATGGAGTTCCACCTAGTGAATGTTTACAAGCCGAAAGCCTACGTGGAAGGTGGCAAACTAAAATATGATTATGGTGTCTACACGCCAAAGTTAAAGAATTTTCTAATCCCGTTGGAGATTATTTACCGTAACGGCTTGCCAGAAGGCTCATCAGTTTTTAAAAGGCTTGAGCAGGGCTTAGTGACGCTTGAAGATTTGGGATTGGACCATTATCCAAAACCCGGTGAGAGGCTAGCAAAACCAATCTTTGATGTTAGCACAAAGTTTGAGGAAAGCGACCGCTACCTAACATGGCGGGAAGCCCAGCAACTGACAGGCTTAACAGACAGCGAAATGGAGGAGGTTAAGGCTATACTCCTAAAAGTTGACGAGACAATCACGGAGATCGCCGCCAAAGCCAACCTAGTAAACGAAGATGGCAAGATAGAGTTAGCCTTCGATGATAAAAGGAGGCTTATGGTGGCAGACGTTGTTGGCACGTTGGACGAGTGCAGATTCACCTATCAAGGATTGCATGTCAGCAAGGAAATAGCCCGCATATATTATAGACAGACGGAATGGGCGAAAGAAGTGGAACAAGCAAAGCAGAAAGCAAAAGAGCAAGGCGTAAAAGACTGGAGAACACTTGTGAAAACCAAACCGCCAAAACTGGAACCAAAACTGAAAACATTAATAAGCCAAATGTATATGGCGGCGGCAAACGAAATAACGGGTAAAAAGATGTTTGATATACCAAGCCTTGCTGAAATATTGAAAAATTTTGTGAAAGCTTAA
- a CDS encoding AIR carboxylase family protein yields the protein MKCVDKMVGKVVIIIGSERDLEFAKEIAKHLKAFGLEFRLRVASAHKTPEKVLEILREYEGENVVYITVAGRSNALSAFVDANTTKPVIACPPYSEKFAGADVFSSLRVPSGIGSVVTIEPEGAAIAAAKILALKDERLEECIRAYQKGKRGEIEKADESIKKLKV from the coding sequence ATGAAGTGTGTGGATAAAATGGTTGGAAAAGTTGTCATAATTATTGGCTCTGAAAGGGATTTGGAATTCGCTAAGGAAATAGCCAAACACTTAAAGGCGTTCGGCTTAGAGTTTAGGCTTCGGGTGGCTTCAGCCCACAAAACTCCGGAAAAAGTTCTCGAAATCCTAAGGGAATATGAGGGCGAAAATGTTGTTTATATTACTGTGGCTGGAAGGTCTAACGCCCTAAGCGCCTTTGTGGACGCAAACACCACAAAACCCGTTATTGCTTGCCCGCCCTACTCTGAAAAGTTTGCCGGCGCAGACGTTTTCTCCTCGCTTAGGGTGCCAAGCGGCATAGGTTCCGTCGTTACAATTGAGCCTGAAGGCGCCGCCATAGCTGCGGCAAAAATCTTAGCCTTAAAAGATGAGAGACTTGAGGAGTGTATAAGAGCTTATCAAAAAGGGAAAAGGGGAGAGATTGAAAAGGCGGACGAGTCCATTAAAAAGTTGAAGGTATAG
- the tuf gene encoding translation elongation factor EF-1 subunit alpha — translation MSRPEKPHLNLVIMGHVDHGKSTTTGHMLYLAGVVDERTVKQYEEEARKLGKETFKFAWILDNLKEERERGLTIDLRFLKFETKKYYFTIIDAPGHRDFVKNMITGASQADGAILFVSAKRGEFEAGIGPGGQTREHAFLAFTLGVNQLVVAINKMDDPTVNWSQERYNEVKNEVSRMLKMVGYKVEKIPFVPTSGWTGDNLVKPSDKMPWYKGPTLIEALDVFEIPPKPLDKPLRIPIQDVYSITGVGTVPVGRVETGVLKEGDTVIFMPANKQGEVKSIEMHHTRIPRAEPGDNIGFNVRGIAKTDIRRGDVCGHVNNPPTVAREFIGQIIVIYHPTAIAAGYTPVLHYHTGQMACRFTELIRKIDPRSGQVVEEKPSFLKTGDAALVRMEPLRPIAIEAYSEFSELGRFAVRDMGTTIAAGIVKEITKKGLQ, via the coding sequence ATGAGCAGACCGGAAAAACCCCACCTAAACCTTGTGATCATGGGACACGTTGACCATGGAAAGTCAACAACAACCGGGCACATGCTTTACTTGGCCGGAGTTGTCGACGAAAGAACAGTAAAGCAGTACGAAGAGGAAGCCAGAAAACTTGGAAAGGAAACTTTCAAGTTTGCATGGATTCTCGACAACCTAAAGGAGGAGCGGGAAAGAGGCCTAACAATAGACCTGCGATTCCTAAAATTTGAAACCAAAAAATACTACTTCACAATCATTGATGCGCCAGGCCACAGAGACTTCGTTAAAAACATGATTACTGGTGCAAGCCAAGCCGACGGCGCCATACTATTCGTCTCAGCCAAAAGAGGAGAATTCGAAGCCGGCATAGGCCCAGGTGGACAAACGCGAGAGCACGCTTTCTTGGCCTTCACCTTGGGCGTTAACCAGCTTGTTGTGGCCATCAACAAGATGGACGACCCGACAGTTAACTGGAGTCAAGAACGCTACAACGAGGTCAAAAACGAAGTTTCAAGGATGCTCAAAATGGTCGGCTATAAGGTTGAGAAGATTCCCTTCGTGCCAACTTCCGGTTGGACAGGCGACAACCTTGTCAAGCCCAGCGACAAAATGCCATGGTACAAGGGACCAACCCTAATAGAGGCATTAGATGTTTTTGAAATTCCGCCAAAGCCGTTGGATAAGCCTCTGCGAATTCCGATACAAGACGTTTACAGCATAACGGGTGTGGGAACAGTGCCCGTCGGCAGGGTTGAAACAGGAGTTCTAAAAGAGGGTGACACGGTCATATTCATGCCAGCCAACAAACAGGGCGAGGTGAAGTCAATAGAAATGCACCACACAAGGATTCCGAGGGCTGAGCCTGGCGACAACATAGGCTTCAACGTTAGGGGCATAGCCAAAACAGACATCCGCCGTGGAGACGTCTGCGGACATGTCAACAACCCGCCAACAGTGGCAAGGGAGTTTATAGGCCAAATAATCGTCATATACCACCCAACAGCCATAGCCGCCGGTTACACGCCCGTACTCCACTACCACACTGGGCAGATGGCATGCAGATTCACAGAACTGATAAGGAAGATTGACCCACGCTCCGGACAGGTTGTCGAGGAGAAACCATCCTTCCTAAAGACTGGAGACGCTGCGTTAGTGCGGATGGAGCCATTGCGTCCAATAGCCATTGAAGCGTACTCTGAATTTTCAGAGCTTGGAAGGTTCGCTGTAAGAGACATGGGCACAACCATAGCCGCCGGCATTGTTAAGGAGATAACTAAAAAAGGCTTGCAGTAG
- a CDS encoding GTPase — protein sequence MPTNLPAEAKRKWAEVSAARNPREKLQLMQEFLSLVPKHKGTAKLCAQVKKQMAVLRRELEEGKRRKAGRGGPKFFVEKEGAAQIAILGLTNVGKSSLLASATNAKVEVSPAPYTTREPIPGMLQYEDIQFQLVEAPSLMEGAADGKAWGLQTLALARNADGLILMVDLTQDPVGQLSTILGELEKTRILVSKPKARVEIERKYMGAGLRIIVFGRLLDCNFKDVEELLKSYRVTDAVVKIYGEATLDDVEDAIFESTVYKPAIIVANKADMENAKENLKILEEYVDGQLPIIAVSCKTGTGIKEIGEALFKNLDLIRVYTKEPAEKSASEKPFVMKRGSTVYELARSIHSDLSENFAYARVWAKRLVFSPQKVGAAFTLEDGDVVEIHTR from the coding sequence ATGCCAACAAATCTGCCAGCTGAAGCCAAACGTAAGTGGGCTGAGGTTTCAGCTGCACGAAACCCTAGAGAGAAGCTTCAGCTTATGCAGGAATTTCTGAGCCTTGTGCCAAAGCATAAGGGAACCGCTAAGCTATGCGCCCAAGTTAAGAAGCAGATGGCTGTTCTGCGGAGAGAACTGGAGGAGGGGAAGCGGCGAAAAGCTGGCAGAGGTGGACCAAAATTCTTCGTAGAGAAGGAAGGCGCAGCCCAGATAGCCATTTTAGGTTTGACAAATGTGGGAAAAAGCAGCCTGCTAGCTTCTGCCACGAACGCGAAGGTTGAGGTTTCACCAGCCCCTTATACCACCAGAGAGCCCATTCCGGGAATGCTTCAATATGAGGATATTCAGTTCCAGCTTGTTGAGGCTCCATCCTTAATGGAGGGCGCAGCAGATGGAAAGGCATGGGGTCTTCAAACCTTGGCTTTGGCTAGAAATGCCGACGGCTTAATCCTAATGGTGGATTTAACGCAAGACCCTGTTGGGCAGTTATCCACAATCCTTGGAGAACTGGAGAAGACACGGATACTTGTCAGCAAGCCGAAGGCACGTGTTGAAATTGAAAGAAAGTACATGGGCGCTGGCTTACGAATAATCGTTTTTGGAAGGCTTCTGGACTGCAATTTTAAAGATGTTGAGGAGCTTCTTAAAAGCTACAGGGTTACAGACGCAGTTGTAAAAATCTATGGTGAGGCAACACTGGACGACGTTGAAGACGCCATCTTTGAGAGCACGGTCTACAAGCCAGCCATAATTGTTGCAAACAAAGCCGACATGGAAAACGCAAAAGAAAACCTTAAAATTTTAGAGGAATATGTTGACGGACAACTCCCTATAATTGCTGTCTCATGCAAGACGGGAACCGGCATAAAGGAAATAGGCGAAGCTTTATTCAAGAACTTGGACCTGATTCGTGTTTACACAAAGGAGCCGGCTGAAAAAAGCGCTTCAGAGAAGCCCTTCGTCATGAAAAGGGGTTCAACAGTTTATGAGTTAGCCAGAAGTATTCACAGCGACTTAAGCGAGAATTTTGCCTACGCAAGGGTTTGGGCTAAACGCCTCGTTTTCAGCCCACAAAAAGTTGGGGCTGCCTTCACCCTTGAAGATGGCGACGTTGTGGAAATTCACACAAGATAG
- a CDS encoding 30S ribosomal protein S7, whose protein sequence is MSKEKGQKETKETEQQKKVERKAEEREIKLFGKWRFKEVEVRDPGLKRYISLKPVVVPHSMGRHEHKRFGKANVNIVERLVNNLMRPGKNAGKKAKAINIVKHAFEIIHLRTGRNPIEVLVRAVENSAPCEDTTRIAYGGIVYHLSVDVSPQRRVDLALRYICEGARQAAMHNPRSIEECLAEELILAANNDMKSYAVSKRHELERIAMASR, encoded by the coding sequence TTGAGCAAGGAAAAAGGACAAAAAGAGACAAAAGAAACGGAGCAGCAAAAGAAGGTTGAGCGGAAAGCCGAGGAGAGGGAGATAAAGCTTTTCGGAAAATGGAGATTCAAAGAGGTTGAAGTCAGAGACCCGGGTTTGAAGAGATACATATCCCTAAAACCAGTTGTTGTCCCACACAGCATGGGGCGCCACGAGCACAAACGTTTTGGAAAGGCAAACGTGAACATAGTTGAAAGACTTGTAAACAACCTTATGCGGCCAGGGAAAAACGCTGGAAAAAAAGCAAAAGCCATAAACATTGTGAAACATGCCTTCGAAATAATCCATCTGCGAACTGGAAGAAACCCTATAGAGGTTCTTGTGAGGGCTGTTGAAAATTCCGCGCCATGTGAGGACACGACAAGAATTGCCTATGGTGGCATAGTCTACCACTTGTCCGTTGACGTCTCACCCCAAAGGAGGGTTGACTTGGCTTTAAGGTACATATGCGAGGGGGCACGGCAAGCAGCCATGCATAATCCCCGCTCAATTGAGGAGTGCCTAGCTGAAGAGCTTATCTTAGCGGCGAACAACGACATGAAAAGCTACGCGGTTTCGAAGCGCCATGAACTCGAAAGGATAGCTATGGCTTCAAGATAG
- a CDS encoding 30S ribosomal protein S12 codes for MGSKSPRGEFAARKLVEKRKKFRWSSMYYKRRMLGLDVKADPLEGAPMARGIVLEKVGVESKQPNSAIRKCVRVQLIKNGKVITAFLPGDGALNVVDEHDEVIVEGIGGSRGRSMGDIPGVRWKVIMVNGVSLKELVLGRKQKPMR; via the coding sequence ATGGGTTCAAAGTCTCCAAGGGGCGAGTTCGCCGCAAGAAAACTCGTTGAAAAAAGGAAGAAGTTCCGTTGGAGTAGCATGTACTATAAAAGGCGCATGCTTGGCTTAGACGTTAAGGCTGACCCCCTTGAAGGCGCACCAATGGCAAGGGGCATAGTCCTCGAAAAGGTCGGTGTTGAAAGCAAACAGCCCAACAGCGCCATAAGAAAATGCGTCCGAGTCCAACTAATCAAAAACGGGAAGGTTATTACGGCTTTCCTGCCTGGAGACGGCGCTTTAAATGTTGTGGATGAACACGATGAGGTAATAGTCGAAGGAATTGGTGGCTCTCGTGGGAGAAGCATGGGCGATATCCCAGGCGTTCGATGGAAGGTTATAATGGTTAACGGCGTTTCCCTAAAAGAGCTTGTGCTTGGCAGAAAGCAGAAGCCAATGCGGTGA
- a CDS encoding biotin/lipoate A/B protein ligase family protein, producing the protein MAGWRLLKFETHNAYMNMAIDEAMLEARIRGLAPNTVRFYRWKPSAVSIGRFQKIEDEVHLENCQRYGVDFVRRITGGGTVYHDAEGEITYSVVASKEDLGAKDITEVYAKIYAGIVEALKILGLKADFNEGDARACPNLTINGRKISGSAQCHKSDMVLQHGTILVDVNLERMFTFLKVPWAKTCMDVIGIAKNKITSIKAELGREISHVTMLETLIEGFKKALKTRLENGDLTKYEKVLAEKLCREKYTTAEWNMYGKESLRSVKP; encoded by the coding sequence ATGGCTGGTTGGAGACTGCTAAAGTTTGAAACCCATAACGCTTACATGAACATGGCTATAGACGAAGCCATGCTAGAAGCAAGGATAAGGGGGTTGGCGCCCAACACTGTGAGGTTTTACCGTTGGAAACCTTCAGCAGTGTCCATTGGGCGATTTCAAAAGATAGAGGATGAAGTTCATCTGGAAAATTGTCAGAGGTATGGCGTTGACTTTGTTAGGCGGATAACTGGTGGAGGCACGGTCTACCACGACGCGGAAGGCGAAATAACCTACAGCGTAGTCGCAAGCAAAGAGGATTTAGGCGCCAAGGACATAACAGAGGTTTATGCAAAAATTTATGCTGGCATAGTTGAAGCCCTAAAAATTCTGGGGTTAAAAGCGGACTTTAACGAGGGAGACGCAAGGGCATGCCCAAACCTAACAATAAATGGAAGGAAAATTTCCGGAAGCGCCCAGTGCCACAAATCCGACATGGTCTTACAACATGGCACAATACTTGTAGATGTAAACCTTGAAAGGATGTTCACTTTTCTAAAAGTTCCATGGGCAAAAACATGCATGGACGTCATCGGCATAGCAAAAAACAAGATAACCTCGATAAAGGCGGAGCTTGGAAGAGAAATTTCACATGTCACGATGCTCGAAACCCTGATCGAAGGCTTCAAAAAGGCGTTAAAAACAAGGCTTGAAAACGGCGACTTAACAAAATATGAGAAGGTGTTAGCCGAAAAACTTTGCAGAGAAAAGTACACCACAGCAGAATGGAACATGTACGGAAAAGAGTCTTTACGGTCTGTTAAGCCTTAG